AACAGATCCCAAGCATCGGCTTACCGCTTGCTGCAAATTCTTTTATCGCATCGATCATATTACGCTCACGTAGATGCTCCATAGCATCTCCAAAAGCACCAACACCTGGAAGGATTAATTTGTCATAATTTTTAAATTTTTCCGGATCGCTCTCTACAACCGTATCTTTTCCTAATTTGGCAAATGCATTCTGTACACTTGCCAGGTTTCCCATGTTATAATCAACTATCGCTATCATTATTCATCAATCTTTAATTTTGTAAATTTTATATAAACTGCCAAACTTATAAGCAAAAAGCCAACCCCTCCGACAATAAACATCGCATATTGCAATTTATCGGGATCGGTGATCGCAAATTTAAATACAAGCATTAACGCTTCAATTGAGAGTGCAATAATAATCGAACCTAAAAATCGTACCATCGTTTTATGCGGTCCGGATATATTATGCTCCTTATGCCGCCCAAGGATCTCCTCTTCGATCAAGGTTTTGGAGAGATCAAATATGGCCAAGGAGAGCGTAAGTAAAATTGTCGCTTCAAATACATGCTTAATATCAAAAGAAACAGGTGTAATTTCATGTAAAAAGAAGCTTTGAATCCCTTTAGCAAAAAGCAAAATCGATACTGCCAACAATGCAAATGCAAATGTAGCATATGCATATTTAAACAGGTTACCAAAACCCGTATCCATTTTCGTAAGTTGTGCAAGATTTAATACTTCTCCAAGCGGCATATCTAAACATGCCACATATTTGAGATCACCGTTTTCACAAAAAATAGGTGCTGATGCAGTTACCGTTAAATCACCAGTGATCAATGACGGATATGGATCTGTAATAGTACATCTCTCTTCACGAACTGCACGATAATAGTATGCACGATGCGCACGAATTTTACCTACATCGTCTTCGATCGTTTTTGTTTCGGTAAATGTTGGAGATATCTGCACACCTTTAGAGTCTAAAAGGTATACACCTTCACATTTTTCAAGATCTGCTTTAATTTTTAACAGTCTCGGAATAATCATCTCTTCCGTAATAGAAGGAAGTCTATTTGGAATATTTTTAGAGAATAAATAACAAAAGTATGCTCTTGCTTTTGTACGACTCTCTGAAAACCTTTGGATATCTATAGGTACCATGGGGTTTTACTCCTTGCAATTTATGGGCTTATTATATCTAATTGATACTAACAAACAAATTACTTTAGCTATAATTACATCAATGAAACAAGAAATAAAAAAAATAGCAATAGTCAGACTTTCTGCCCTAGGTGATATTGTAAACAGTGCGGTCGTTCTTCAGTTTATTAAAAAAAATTATCCAGATGTTCAAATAGACTGGATCACTGAAGAGGTTTTTGCCCCTATTCTACAACACAATTCAGAGATTGAAAATGTTTATCCGATCAACATCAAAAAAATCAAAAAAGAGAAAAGTTTTTCTCTGCTGAAGCAGCTTATTTCTTATCTTCATTCTTTAGGAAAATATGATCTTGTCATAGATATGCAAGGACTGATTAAATCCGCTGTCGTAGCAAGGCTAATCTCTAAAAATACTCACGGTTTTGACAAACACTCTATTCGTGAATCATTAGCAAGTGTATTTTATAAAACATCTTCATATATCCCGTACGAAGCAAATGTTGTAAAACGTAACTGTTTTGTAGTTGCTGATGCTTTAGGTTTTCAAATCACAGATACTATGCTATTGCACAAGCATGCAGTATTTCCGGTAAAACACAAATATGAACGCTCTAAAGAGAAAAAAAATATAGCTTTTGTGATCGGAGCTTCATGGGCTTCAAAAGTTTATCCGAAAGAGGAAGTTATTAAAGTATGTAATTCCCTTAAAGAGCAGGTATATATTATCTGGGGTAGTGAAAAAGAAAAAGAAGACGCAGAGTGGATTTGTGAACACTCTGAGTTTGCCGAATTAGCACCGAAAATGTCTTTAGATGAACTAGTCTCTTTTATCTCCCACTTAGATCTGCTTATCGGAAATGATACGGGACCGACTCATATTGCCTGGGCACAAAACATCCCTTCAATTACACTGCTTGGGCCAACAACAACACGGATGATATATGAGACACCTAAAAATATTGGTATTAAATCGCCTTCAAAGGTGAATATTCTTAAAATTGATAAAAATGATTTTTCAATTAAAGAGATCCACCCTGAAGATATCGTACAAAAAGCAAAGGACCTTTTATGCAACTCATAGGCTTTTATCTTTTTCTAGCTTTTGAAAAATTTCTAATGTTTCTCCCTAGGAAATGGCGAAAAGCTTTTTTTAAAGGACTCGGGACATTTGCATATCACATAAGTAAAAGATACGGTAGAGTTGTTGAACAAAATTTGAAATTTGTTTACGGTGATGACGTGTCTCCGGAGTTTATAGATAAAGTCAA
This sequence is a window from Sulfurimonas sp. C5. Protein-coding genes within it:
- a CDS encoding PDC sensor domain-containing protein yields the protein MVPIDIQRFSESRTKARAYFCYLFSKNIPNRLPSITEEMIIPRLLKIKADLEKCEGVYLLDSKGVQISPTFTETKTIEDDVGKIRAHRAYYYRAVREERCTITDPYPSLITGDLTVTASAPIFCENGDLKYVACLDMPLGEVLNLAQLTKMDTGFGNLFKYAYATFAFALLAVSILLFAKGIQSFFLHEITPVSFDIKHVFEATILLTLSLAIFDLSKTLIEEEILGRHKEHNISGPHKTMVRFLGSIIIALSIEALMLVFKFAITDPDKLQYAMFIVGGVGFLLISLAVYIKFTKLKIDE
- the waaC gene encoding lipopolysaccharide heptosyltransferase I — protein: MKQEIKKIAIVRLSALGDIVNSAVVLQFIKKNYPDVQIDWITEEVFAPILQHNSEIENVYPINIKKIKKEKSFSLLKQLISYLHSLGKYDLVIDMQGLIKSAVVARLISKNTHGFDKHSIRESLASVFYKTSSYIPYEANVVKRNCFVVADALGFQITDTMLLHKHAVFPVKHKYERSKEKKNIAFVIGASWASKVYPKEEVIKVCNSLKEQVYIIWGSEKEKEDAEWICEHSEFAELAPKMSLDELVSFISHLDLLIGNDTGPTHIAWAQNIPSITLLGPTTTRMIYETPKNIGIKSPSKVNILKIDKNDFSIKEIHPEDIVQKAKDLLCNS